The following are encoded in a window of Paenibacillaceae bacterium GAS479 genomic DNA:
- a CDS encoding probable rRNA maturation factor yields the protein MSLTMDWSSEQDKMDIPAAWGQRLEQLLVLAGQAEGISEGEVAVTFVDDDRIHELNREYRGIDRPTDVLSFAMQEDGEDELGIVFEVEEENEELPFIEPLGDIIISVETAARQAEEYGHSLEREIGFLFVHGFLHLIGYDHQDAEAEAVMTAKQEAVLQQAGLTRS from the coding sequence ATGAGTTTGACAATGGATTGGAGCAGCGAGCAGGATAAGATGGACATCCCTGCCGCCTGGGGACAAAGGCTGGAGCAATTGCTGGTGCTGGCTGGGCAAGCGGAAGGGATTTCGGAGGGCGAAGTTGCCGTTACTTTCGTTGACGATGACCGGATCCACGAGCTGAACCGCGAATACCGCGGTATCGACCGGCCAACGGATGTGCTCAGCTTTGCCATGCAGGAGGATGGAGAGGATGAACTCGGCATCGTGTTCGAAGTAGAGGAAGAAAACGAAGAGCTTCCTTTCATCGAACCGCTCGGAGATATCATCATTTCTGTTGAAACGGCCGCTCGCCAAGCGGAGGAATACGGACATTCACTGGAAAGAGAAATCGGATTCCTGTTCGTGCATGGTTTTCTGCATCTGATCGGATACGATCATCAGGATGCGGAAGCTGAGGCTGTCATGACAGCCAAACAGGAAGCGGTGCTGCAGCAGGCCGGCTTGACGCGGAGCTGA
- a CDS encoding undecaprenol kinase, with product MGFMRSLSLAWSGILHAVRTERHMKVHLTAAVAVTALGAILDLSSLEWAALVFAMGLVFVAELVNTAIERAVDLASGGERHPLAKQAKDASAGAVLVCAVVAVIIGFLVLGPPLWRLLTT from the coding sequence ATGGGCTTCATGCGTAGCTTGTCCCTTGCTTGGTCGGGCATTTTACACGCGGTCCGAACCGAGAGGCATATGAAAGTGCACTTGACAGCCGCGGTTGCCGTGACAGCTCTTGGCGCCATTCTCGATTTGAGCTCACTGGAATGGGCGGCTCTCGTGTTCGCGATGGGACTTGTTTTTGTAGCTGAGCTAGTTAATACCGCCATCGAACGAGCAGTAGACCTTGCCTCGGGCGGTGAAAGGCATCCACTGGCGAAGCAGGCTAAAGATGCTTCCGCCGGTGCGGTGCTGGTCTGTGCAGTTGTCGCTGTTATCATTGGTTTTCTTGTGTTGGGGCCGCCTTTATGGCGGCTTCTGACGACTTAA
- a CDS encoding cytidine deaminase: MSVNNHLEQLALQLAEPAREAMRRAYVPYSHFQVGAALLDEHGHIHQGCNVENAAYSPCNCAERTALFRAIADGCAPRSFQAILVVGDTPGPISPCGVCRQVLSELCRPDMPVIMTNLSGASSVMTVAELLPGAFSVADLEDSRSKQGEDTV, encoded by the coding sequence ATGAGCGTTAATAACCATCTAGAGCAACTTGCCCTACAATTAGCTGAACCAGCGCGCGAAGCTATGCGTCGCGCTTACGTGCCTTACTCGCATTTTCAAGTTGGAGCGGCATTGCTGGACGAGCACGGTCATATTCATCAGGGCTGCAATGTTGAAAATGCAGCTTATAGCCCATGCAACTGCGCCGAGCGCACAGCTTTGTTCCGGGCGATTGCCGACGGCTGCGCGCCTCGCTCGTTCCAGGCGATTCTCGTTGTGGGCGATACGCCGGGACCAATCTCACCATGCGGCGTTTGCCGCCAAGTGCTGTCGGAGTTATGCAGGCCGGATATGCCTGTCATCATGACCAATCTGTCTGGCGCAAGCAGCGTTATGACGGTTGCCGAGCTGCTTCCGGGAGCTTTTTCAGTAGCAGATCTGGAGGATAGTCGCTCGAAGCAAGGGGAGGATACCGTCTAA
- a CDS encoding GTP-binding protein Era, which produces MAGPQSKKGSGAAEKKFRSGFVGIVGRPNVGKSTLMNKMIGQKIAIMSDKPQTTRNKIHGVLTRDNSQIVFLDTPGIHKPNSKLGDYMIKAAEGALSEVEAVLFLVDVADGFGGGDRFIIERLKSVKTPVFLILNKIDKIDDEKLMQTIIQYKDMMDFAEIIPISALQGNNIDTLLNQLDRYLPEGPQYYPADQVTDHPEQFVCAEMIREKILQKTREEIPHSIAVTIEDMKVQENGVVHIGAVIYVERDSQKGIIIGKQGALLKEVGRGARRDIEALLGSKTFLELWVKVKKDWRNQDRVLRDLGYRNE; this is translated from the coding sequence ATGGCAGGACCGCAGAGCAAAAAAGGCTCCGGTGCAGCCGAAAAGAAATTCCGTTCCGGATTTGTCGGTATCGTGGGCCGACCTAATGTCGGCAAATCGACGCTAATGAACAAAATGATCGGCCAGAAAATCGCGATCATGTCGGACAAGCCACAGACGACGCGCAACAAAATCCATGGCGTTCTGACCCGTGATAATTCGCAAATTGTCTTCCTTGATACACCAGGCATTCACAAACCCAACTCAAAACTGGGCGATTATATGATCAAAGCGGCTGAAGGCGCGCTGTCCGAGGTTGAAGCCGTTCTGTTCCTCGTAGATGTAGCGGATGGGTTCGGCGGAGGAGATCGCTTTATCATCGAGCGGCTCAAGTCCGTAAAGACACCTGTTTTCTTGATTCTCAACAAAATTGATAAGATCGATGACGAAAAACTGATGCAGACCATTATCCAGTACAAGGATATGATGGATTTTGCAGAGATCATTCCGATCTCGGCGCTGCAAGGTAATAACATCGATACGCTGCTGAACCAGTTGGATCGCTATTTGCCGGAAGGGCCTCAATATTATCCTGCCGACCAAGTGACAGACCATCCGGAGCAGTTCGTATGTGCGGAAATGATCCGCGAAAAGATCCTGCAAAAGACGCGTGAGGAGATTCCGCATTCCATCGCCGTCACGATTGAGGATATGAAGGTGCAGGAAAATGGTGTTGTGCACATCGGAGCCGTCATTTATGTCGAGAGAGATTCCCAGAAGGGAATCATCATCGGCAAACAAGGCGCTTTACTCAAGGAAGTTGGCAGGGGGGCAAGGCGCGACATTGAAGCGCTGCTCGGCTCTAAGACGTTCCTGGAGTTGTGGGTGAAGGTCAAAAAAGACTGGCGAAACCAGGATCGGGTGCTTCGTGATCTCGGGTATCGTAACGAATAG
- a CDS encoding YqzL-like protein → MRDFSWTYFAMTGDVESFLLYKEVNQLRMAGSAEAAAAADDAGADELSGMSQEALLV, encoded by the coding sequence ATGCGGGATTTTTCGTGGACCTATTTTGCGATGACCGGTGATGTAGAGTCGTTTTTGCTTTACAAGGAAGTGAATCAGCTTCGCATGGCGGGAAGCGCGGAAGCGGCGGCGGCAGCTGATGATGCAGGCGCAGATGAGCTTTCAGGCATGAGCCAGGAAGCTTTGCTGGTCTAG
- a CDS encoding DNA replication and repair protein RecO, translated as MIYRVEGIVIRSMDYGEGNKIVTILTDTAGKVGIMARGAKKVRSRHTSLVQPFTLGEFVYFRNAGLGQLNAGEILESNHQLREDIELSSYAAYAAELCDRAFQDEEVGAYLFHQLRACFDALREGKEPSIVIHLFEMKILEAAGYGPQLDSCVSCGSDSGPFRLSPGSGGILCRRCSGRDPGALPLEEGVLKLLRLFSAIDMRRLGSIQVKPQTREQLKAALRALMDTHLDIRLKTRGFLDQLDRLSLPAIEAAGRRRQQMEASASESRIESSRNEIPSTDITKELDGDSDEKLDEGL; from the coding sequence GTGATCTATCGCGTGGAAGGCATTGTCATACGCAGTATGGACTACGGGGAAGGCAACAAGATCGTAACTATCCTGACCGATACGGCAGGAAAGGTTGGCATTATGGCGCGCGGCGCCAAAAAGGTGCGCAGTCGGCATACCTCGTTAGTGCAGCCATTTACGCTAGGGGAATTCGTCTATTTCCGCAATGCAGGGCTCGGCCAACTCAATGCTGGCGAAATTCTGGAATCCAACCATCAGTTGCGGGAGGATATTGAGTTGTCTTCGTATGCGGCATATGCGGCCGAATTATGCGACCGGGCCTTTCAGGACGAGGAGGTCGGCGCCTACCTGTTCCATCAGCTGCGAGCTTGCTTCGATGCGCTTCGGGAAGGCAAGGAGCCCAGCATTGTCATCCATCTGTTTGAAATGAAAATTCTTGAAGCGGCAGGTTATGGGCCACAACTGGATAGTTGCGTAAGCTGTGGCTCGGACAGTGGACCGTTCAGGCTCAGTCCCGGCAGTGGAGGCATTTTATGCCGGCGCTGCTCGGGCCGCGACCCAGGAGCTTTGCCGCTTGAAGAAGGCGTGTTGAAGCTGCTTCGTCTTTTTTCGGCTATCGATATGCGGAGGCTCGGCTCGATTCAGGTTAAACCTCAGACGCGTGAGCAGTTGAAAGCGGCGCTTCGCGCGTTGATGGATACACATCTGGATATAAGGCTCAAAACGCGTGGTTTCCTGGATCAGTTGGATCGATTGTCGCTTCCTGCCATCGAGGCAGCCGGGCGAAGAAGGCAGCAAATGGAGGCTTCCGCGAGTGAATCCAGAATCGAATCCAGTCGGAACGAAATTCCTTCGACAGACATCACAAAGGAACTTGACGGCGATTCGGACGAAAAGTTGGACGAAGGACTTTAA
- a CDS encoding glycyl-tRNA synthetase alpha chain, whose amino-acid sequence MNFQGMILTLQQFWAEQNCILVQPYDVEKGAGTMNPMTFLRSIGPEPWNVAYVEPSRRPADGRYGENPNRLYQHHQFQVILKPSPDNIQELYLESLKRLGIDPLHHDIRFVEDNWENPSLGCAGLGWEVWLNGMEITQFTYFQQVGGIETSPVSGEITYGLERLASYIQEKENVFDLEWVEGVTYGDVFLQPEYEHSKYTFEISDPAMLFQLFSMYEEEARRAMEQNLVFPAYDYVLKCSHTFNLLDARGAISVTERTGYITRVRNLARSCAATYLEERERLGFPLLKKGVEQNG is encoded by the coding sequence ATGAATTTTCAAGGCATGATTCTCACGCTGCAACAGTTTTGGGCCGAGCAGAACTGCATTCTGGTTCAGCCCTACGACGTTGAGAAGGGTGCGGGTACGATGAACCCGATGACCTTTTTGCGTTCCATCGGTCCCGAGCCATGGAATGTCGCTTATGTAGAGCCTTCACGTCGTCCGGCTGACGGACGCTACGGCGAGAACCCGAATCGACTTTATCAGCATCATCAGTTCCAGGTCATTCTCAAGCCGTCACCCGACAATATCCAAGAACTTTATTTGGAAAGTTTGAAGCGGCTGGGCATTGATCCACTGCATCATGACATCCGTTTTGTTGAGGATAACTGGGAAAATCCATCCCTCGGCTGTGCGGGCCTTGGCTGGGAAGTATGGCTTAATGGTATGGAAATTACACAGTTCACTTATTTCCAACAAGTCGGCGGTATTGAAACTAGTCCGGTCTCCGGTGAAATTACGTACGGTCTAGAGCGCCTCGCTTCTTATATTCAAGAGAAGGAAAATGTATTCGATCTTGAATGGGTAGAAGGCGTTACTTATGGCGATGTGTTCCTGCAGCCCGAATATGAGCATTCCAAATATACGTTTGAGATCAGTGATCCGGCGATGCTGTTCCAGCTCTTCTCGATGTATGAGGAGGAGGCACGCCGTGCGATGGAGCAGAACCTTGTGTTCCCTGCATACGATTATGTGCTCAAATGCTCCCATACGTTCAACCTGCTGGACGCGCGCGGAGCGATCAGTGTGACGGAACGGACAGGCTATATTACGCGTGTTCGCAATCTGGCTCGCTCTTGCGCGGCCACTTATTTGGAGGAGAGGGAACGTCTTGGATTCCCGCTGCTGAAGAAAGGAGTGGAGCAAAATGGCTAA
- a CDS encoding glycyl-tRNA synthetase beta chain, with product MAKDLLFEIGLEEVPARFVRSAVNQLQERVVKWLDESRIAHGEVRAYATPRRLAILAEAVEEKQADVSEEVKGPSRKIAQDAEGNWSKAALGFARSQGVEPEGLFFKELAGVEYVYANKSSLGVETSAVLADGLTGILTSMTFPKNMRWGSYELKFVRPIKWLIALYGSEIVPMEIAGVKSGNVTRGHRFLGKETTVQEPAAYVEALRAQHVITDIAEREQLIVKGIESLAKERGWTITIKDDLLEEVLFLVETPTVLFGSFDPSFLEIPQEVLITSMREHQRYFPVLDDGGKLLPYFVTVRNGNAVSLDNVARGNEKVLRARLSDAKFFYAEDQKLAIGDALQKLETVVYHEELGTVADKVRRIVKLTETIAAAAGTEQQAARDAVRTAEICKFDLVTQMVYEFPELQGIMGEDYARKAGEGEVVATAINEHYQPRFSGDTASASVPGALVSLADKLDTIVGCFSIGIIPTGSQDPYALRRQAAGIVQTLMTHQLPVRLSELFDLALDVHEQRGLKRSRQEIRKELYDFFALRLKNVLTEQGNRYDVIDAALAAGFDDLNLAVERAAILLARAAGPEREQFKSVVDALTRTANLAAKAEPGVAVEASLLEADAEKRLFEASSLVGLQFRQAMDSGDADAALNRLTELREPITAFFDSVMVMAEDEAVRRNRLALLAGIASNAAEYADFSKLVWS from the coding sequence ATGGCTAAGGATCTTCTGTTCGAGATCGGTCTTGAGGAAGTACCCGCTCGTTTCGTACGCTCTGCTGTGAATCAGCTGCAGGAGCGGGTTGTTAAGTGGCTGGATGAGTCACGCATTGCACATGGAGAGGTTAGAGCTTATGCAACGCCGCGCCGTCTCGCTATTTTGGCCGAAGCGGTCGAAGAGAAACAAGCCGACGTAAGCGAAGAGGTCAAAGGGCCTTCGCGCAAAATTGCGCAGGATGCCGAGGGCAACTGGAGCAAAGCGGCGCTTGGTTTCGCTCGCAGCCAAGGTGTGGAGCCGGAAGGGCTGTTCTTCAAAGAGTTGGCAGGCGTGGAATACGTTTATGCCAACAAGTCCAGCCTAGGTGTTGAGACTTCTGCTGTATTGGCGGATGGTCTGACTGGAATTCTGACTTCTATGACCTTCCCTAAAAATATGCGCTGGGGCTCGTATGAGCTGAAGTTTGTGCGTCCGATCAAATGGTTAATCGCGTTGTACGGCTCTGAAATCGTGCCGATGGAAATTGCAGGCGTAAAAAGCGGCAATGTAACGCGCGGCCATCGTTTCCTCGGTAAAGAAACAACGGTGCAGGAGCCGGCTGCTTATGTTGAGGCGTTGCGCGCTCAGCATGTCATCACCGACATTGCCGAGCGTGAGCAACTCATTGTGAAGGGCATCGAATCGCTGGCCAAAGAGCGCGGATGGACCATTACGATCAAGGATGATCTACTTGAGGAAGTTCTTTTCTTGGTCGAGACACCGACAGTGCTGTTCGGTTCCTTCGACCCGTCCTTCCTTGAAATTCCTCAGGAAGTGTTGATCACCTCGATGCGCGAGCATCAACGTTACTTCCCGGTGCTGGATGATGGGGGCAAGCTGCTGCCTTATTTTGTTACCGTACGGAACGGCAATGCTGTTTCTCTGGATAATGTAGCAAGGGGCAATGAGAAGGTGCTGCGCGCTCGCTTGTCGGACGCCAAATTCTTCTATGCGGAAGATCAGAAGCTGGCAATCGGCGATGCGCTGCAAAAGCTGGAAACGGTCGTTTACCATGAAGAGCTTGGCACGGTAGCCGATAAAGTGCGCCGCATCGTGAAGCTGACCGAAACTATCGCTGCTGCTGCCGGAACAGAACAGCAAGCAGCTCGCGATGCGGTACGTACCGCGGAGATTTGCAAGTTTGATCTAGTTACCCAAATGGTCTATGAATTCCCTGAGCTGCAAGGCATCATGGGCGAGGATTATGCGCGTAAGGCAGGAGAGGGCGAGGTAGTCGCTACTGCGATCAACGAGCATTATCAGCCGCGCTTCTCCGGCGATACCGCATCGGCTTCAGTGCCGGGCGCATTGGTCAGTCTGGCCGACAAGCTGGACACAATCGTTGGCTGCTTCTCAATTGGCATTATCCCGACCGGCTCGCAGGATCCTTATGCGCTTCGCAGACAGGCGGCTGGCATCGTACAAACGCTGATGACGCATCAGTTGCCTGTACGTCTATCCGAGTTATTCGATTTGGCGCTGGATGTGCATGAGCAGCGCGGGCTGAAACGCAGCCGCCAAGAAATTCGTAAAGAGCTTTATGATTTCTTTGCTCTTCGTCTCAAAAATGTACTGACCGAGCAAGGTAATCGTTATGATGTCATTGATGCCGCTTTGGCAGCGGGCTTCGACGATCTGAATCTCGCGGTGGAACGCGCCGCTATTCTTCTGGCCCGCGCGGCTGGACCGGAACGCGAGCAATTCAAATCCGTTGTTGACGCGCTGACGCGGACGGCAAATCTGGCAGCCAAAGCGGAGCCAGGGGTTGCTGTTGAAGCAAGCCTGCTGGAAGCGGACGCAGAAAAACGGCTTTTCGAAGCTTCCTCATTAGTAGGTCTGCAGTTCCGCCAAGCGATGGATTCCGGCGATGCAGATGCCGCATTGAACCGACTCACTGAGCTTCGTGAACCGATTACGGCATTTTTTGATTCGGTTATGGTCATGGCTGAGGATGAGGCTGTTCGTCGCAATCGACTGGCGCTGCTTGCTGGGATAGCGAGCAATGCTGCAGAATATGCG